One genomic region from Erythrobacter mangrovi encodes:
- a CDS encoding DUF1295 domain-containing protein, whose product MILEALVANAAILLGVTLILWVIAVQIDDVSFIDSFWGFGMALMAFTSWMQVQRPGPLATLLMAMAVIWGLRLSLYLFLRWRREGEDTRYERMLRKDREKGNFALAALTKVFLGQALLLFMVCSPAQYGILEAASIEPISGLALTGLALWVVGMGFEVVGDWQLSRFKANPANKGKILDTGLWRYTRHPNYFGDCCVWWGIWIASTSGGWWVAALTVIGPLFLTFTLTRWSGKALLEAGMRKKHGDAFADYVAKTSGFLPLPPRKSR is encoded by the coding sequence ATGATCCTTGAAGCTCTTGTCGCCAATGCGGCGATACTGCTGGGCGTCACGCTGATCCTGTGGGTCATCGCGGTCCAGATCGACGACGTGTCCTTCATCGACAGTTTCTGGGGCTTCGGCATGGCGCTGATGGCGTTCACCAGTTGGATGCAAGTCCAGCGGCCGGGGCCGCTTGCTACCCTGTTGATGGCGATGGCGGTGATCTGGGGGCTGCGCCTGTCGCTCTACCTGTTCCTGCGCTGGCGGCGGGAAGGCGAGGATACACGCTACGAGCGCATGCTGCGCAAGGATCGCGAGAAGGGCAACTTTGCACTTGCCGCGCTGACTAAGGTGTTCCTGGGGCAGGCGTTGCTGCTGTTCATGGTCTGCAGCCCGGCACAATACGGCATACTCGAAGCAGCTTCGATCGAACCGATCAGCGGACTGGCGTTGACCGGTTTAGCGCTGTGGGTCGTCGGTATGGGCTTCGAGGTGGTAGGCGATTGGCAATTGTCGCGGTTCAAGGCGAACCCCGCGAATAAGGGCAAGATCCTCGACACGGGCCTGTGGCGCTATACCCGGCATCCCAATTACTTCGGCGATTGCTGTGTGTGGTGGGGTATCTGGATTGCCTCGACTTCGGGCGGCTGGTGGGTCGCCGCGCTGACCGTGATCGGGCCGCTGTTCCTTACCTTTACCCTGACCCGCTGGTCGGGGAAGGCTTTGCTCGAAGCCGGGATGCGCAAGAAACACGGTGATGCCTTCGCCGATTATGTCGCGAAAACCAGCGGTTTCCTGCCATTACCGCCAAGGAAATCGCGGTAA
- a CDS encoding 1-acyl-sn-glycerol-3-phosphate acyltransferase — MSQEPRRKRSILSRIVRRIIMVLYRWKGWKLDGHLPNIPKFVIAGAPHTSNWDFVFFIGATAEEGVEPNFMGKHTLFKGAMKSFMLDMGGIPVDRTKRSNVTQQVAEEFARRDRLALVIAAEGTRSSNGEWKSGFYNIARAAKVPIVPAWVCNERNILGFGPPIVPSAKYGETLLEIARFMRSKLPDYGRYKVLEAQALRLVEEEGAPDDP, encoded by the coding sequence ATGTCGCAAGAACCGCGTCGCAAGCGATCGATCCTGTCGCGCATCGTGCGCCGGATCATCATGGTGCTCTATCGCTGGAAGGGCTGGAAGCTCGACGGGCACCTGCCGAATATACCTAAGTTCGTCATCGCCGGCGCGCCGCATACGTCGAACTGGGACTTCGTCTTCTTCATCGGTGCCACGGCCGAGGAAGGGGTCGAACCCAACTTCATGGGCAAGCATACGTTGTTCAAGGGAGCCATGAAGAGCTTCATGCTCGACATGGGCGGTATCCCGGTCGATCGGACCAAGCGCAGCAATGTCACCCAGCAGGTTGCCGAGGAGTTCGCGCGGCGCGATCGGTTGGCCCTGGTGATTGCGGCCGAAGGTACGCGCAGCTCGAACGGCGAATGGAAATCGGGTTTCTACAATATCGCCCGCGCGGCGAAGGTGCCGATCGTGCCCGCCTGGGTCTGCAACGAGCGTAATATCCTGGGCTTTGGGCCCCCGATCGTCCCAAGCGCGAAATACGGCGAAACCTTGCTGGAAATCGCGCGTTTCATGCGTTCGAAGCTACCTGATTATGGGCGCTACAAGGTGCTTGAGGCACAGGCGCTGCGGCTGGTTGAAGAGGAGGGGGCGCCGGATGATCCTTGA
- a CDS encoding endonuclease domain-containing protein: MSSDSDGDLVTTSGGVVTGQASGGQVESYLPEALLWRELRARPSGLKFTRQRATGKYVHAFYCRDARLAIEIEDATVDAEREEWLGRAGIATMTLSRRSVIDGSRHAAQQVIARAMDLLPRDHPALSRLAMTNPRGSQS; the protein is encoded by the coding sequence GTGAGCAGCGATTCGGACGGGGATCTCGTGACGACATCTGGTGGGGTGGTGACCGGGCAAGCGTCTGGTGGGCAGGTGGAATCCTACCTACCGGAAGCGTTGCTTTGGCGTGAACTGCGTGCCCGACCAAGCGGGCTCAAGTTCACTCGTCAGCGAGCGACGGGAAAGTATGTTCACGCCTTTTACTGCCGCGATGCTCGCCTTGCGATCGAGATCGAGGATGCGACAGTGGACGCAGAACGTGAGGAATGGCTTGGAAGGGCCGGGATCGCGACCATGACGCTTTCCCGCCGCTCCGTAATCGACGGCTCGCGCCATGCCGCGCAGCAGGTGATTGCGCGGGCGATGGACTTGCTTCCGCGGGATCATCCTGCACTCTCACGATTGGCCATGACCAACCCCAGAGGAAGTCAAAGCTAA
- a CDS encoding retropepsin-like aspartic protease: protein MELAKVQTGHELIEVTINGRPGLFVLDSGASGTVIHAASLHKYFDDVGDVASIRNGFGAGGEVQISRHAIDSFEIDGVPYPLATIASIDLRHVVTGLETRAGVTVDGVVGQDLLTSFKGIIDVSMSKLYLEPKKPDNPPAPSTQT from the coding sequence GTGGAGCTGGCCAAGGTGCAGACTGGTCATGAGCTAATTGAGGTCACGATAAACGGGCGGCCCGGCCTGTTCGTTCTGGACTCGGGTGCAAGCGGGACAGTCATTCACGCGGCGTCCCTACACAAGTATTTCGACGATGTTGGGGATGTGGCTTCAATCAGGAACGGTTTCGGCGCGGGCGGAGAGGTTCAAATCAGTCGGCACGCGATAGACTCCTTTGAGATTGATGGCGTACCCTATCCTTTAGCAACAATAGCTTCGATAGACCTGCGCCATGTCGTCACCGGACTTGAAACGAGAGCGGGCGTTACAGTTGATGGCGTCGTAGGACAGGATCTCCTGACAAGCTTCAAGGGGATCATCGACGTATCGATGAGCAAGCTCTATCTCGAGCCGAAGAAGCCAGATAATCCGCCGGCGCCATCCACCCAGACCTAG
- a CDS encoding carboxyl transferase domain-containing protein: protein MTAPVLTTKLDREAPEAKARFEHNKSLASELRAKVAEAALGGPEKHRERHVSRGKLLPRDRVERLLDPGSPFLEVGQLAANGMYEGDVNGASMIAGIGRVSGRQVMIVCNDPTVKGGSYYPMTVKKHLRAQEIAQENRLPCIYLVDSGGANLPYQAEVFPDRDHFGRIFFNQANMSALGIPQIACVMGSCTAGGAYVPAMSDETVIVREQGTIFLAGPPLVKAATGEEISAEDLGGGDLHAKKSGVADHLAENDEHALTIVRDIVSHLGANTGKAANVELRNPRPPKFAADDLYALIPEDVRAPYDVHEVIARIVDGSEFHEFKQHYGSTLVCGFAHIWGMPVAILANNGVLFSESAQKGAHFIELACQRRIPLLFLQNISGFMVGGKYEAEGIAKHGAKLVTAVATATVPKVTVVIGGSFGAGNYGMCGRAYQPRFLFTWPNARISVMGGEQAASVLATVHRDADNWTPEGAEAFKAPIRQKYEDEGNPYYATARLWDDGVIDPIQTRDVLGLAFVATLEAPIAERPAFGVFRM from the coding sequence ATGACAGCCCCTGTGCTCACCACCAAGCTGGACCGCGAGGCGCCCGAGGCGAAGGCGCGGTTCGAACACAACAAATCGCTGGCCAGCGAATTGCGCGCCAAGGTTGCCGAGGCCGCGCTCGGTGGACCGGAGAAGCACCGCGAACGGCATGTGTCGCGCGGCAAGCTGCTCCCGCGTGACCGCGTCGAGCGCTTGCTCGATCCGGGCTCGCCTTTCCTCGAAGTGGGGCAACTCGCGGCCAACGGTATGTATGAAGGCGACGTCAACGGCGCCTCGATGATCGCGGGTATCGGTCGCGTCAGCGGGCGGCAGGTCATGATCGTTTGCAACGATCCGACCGTCAAAGGTGGCTCCTATTATCCGATGACGGTCAAGAAGCACCTGCGCGCGCAGGAGATTGCGCAGGAGAACCGCCTGCCTTGTATCTACCTCGTCGACAGTGGGGGGGCGAACCTGCCCTACCAGGCCGAGGTCTTCCCTGATCGCGACCATTTCGGGCGCATCTTCTTCAACCAGGCGAACATGAGCGCGCTCGGCATCCCGCAGATCGCCTGCGTCATGGGCAGTTGCACCGCGGGCGGGGCCTACGTCCCGGCCATGTCCGACGAGACCGTGATCGTGCGCGAACAGGGCACGATCTTCCTTGCCGGCCCGCCGCTGGTGAAAGCGGCGACGGGCGAGGAGATCAGCGCCGAGGACCTAGGCGGCGGGGATCTGCACGCGAAGAAGTCCGGCGTGGCCGATCATTTGGCCGAGAACGACGAGCACGCGCTCACCATCGTGCGCGATATCGTGTCGCACCTGGGCGCAAACACCGGCAAGGCTGCGAACGTGGAACTGCGCAACCCGCGCCCGCCGAAGTTCGCCGCCGACGATCTCTATGCCCTGATCCCCGAGGACGTCCGTGCGCCTTATGACGTGCACGAGGTGATCGCACGCATCGTCGATGGCAGCGAATTCCATGAGTTCAAGCAGCACTACGGTAGCACGCTGGTATGCGGCTTTGCGCATATCTGGGGCATGCCGGTGGCGATCCTTGCCAACAATGGCGTGCTGTTCTCCGAAAGCGCGCAGAAGGGCGCCCATTTCATCGAGCTCGCCTGCCAGCGCCGCATCCCGCTGCTGTTTCTGCAGAACATCTCCGGCTTTATGGTTGGCGGAAAATATGAGGCTGAAGGTATCGCCAAGCATGGGGCGAAGCTGGTGACAGCGGTCGCCACGGCCACCGTGCCCAAGGTGACTGTGGTCATTGGCGGCAGTTTTGGTGCGGGCAATTACGGAATGTGCGGCCGTGCCTACCAGCCGCGCTTCCTGTTCACTTGGCCCAATGCGCGGATCAGCGTGATGGGTGGCGAGCAGGCTGCATCGGTCCTTGCCACCGTCCACCGCGATGCCGACAATTGGACGCCTGAAGGGGCTGAGGCCTTCAAGGCCCCGATCCGCCAGAAATACGAGGACGAGGGCAATCCCTATTACGCCACCGCGCGGCTGTGGGATGATGGCGTGATCGACCCGATCCAGACGCGCGATGTGCTGGGCCTCGCCTTCGTCGCAACGCTGGAGGCCCCGATTGCAGAGCGACCCGCGTTTGGCGTGTTCAGGATGTGA
- a CDS encoding GNAT family N-acetyltransferase produces MDQGLTARWATEDDIPALRNIMDLAIEQLQRGFLSPEQIAASRAVMGLDTQLIADRTYCVIEDEATPVGCGGWSNRNTLYGGDHSTDLRNASLLDPMSDPARIRAMYTHPEHARRGIGKMILDFCEGAARDHGFTSVELMATMSGVPLYKAAGYVEIEPRIDVVDGIEVPLVRMRKGL; encoded by the coding sequence ATGGACCAGGGACTCACCGCACGCTGGGCGACCGAAGACGATATCCCGGCGCTACGCAATATCATGGACCTCGCGATCGAGCAGCTGCAGCGCGGCTTCCTATCGCCCGAGCAGATCGCCGCCAGCCGAGCGGTCATGGGGCTCGACACGCAGCTGATCGCCGATCGGACCTATTGCGTGATCGAGGATGAGGCAACACCGGTCGGCTGCGGCGGATGGAGCAATCGCAACACACTCTATGGCGGCGATCATAGCACCGACCTGCGCAATGCCAGCCTGCTCGACCCGATGAGCGATCCGGCGCGTATCCGTGCCATGTATACCCATCCCGAGCATGCCCGGCGCGGGATCGGGAAGATGATCCTCGATTTCTGCGAAGGCGCAGCCCGCGATCACGGCTTCACCAGTGTCGAACTGATGGCAACAATGAGCGGCGTCCCGCTCTACAAGGCTGCAGGCTATGTCGAGATCGAACCACGTATCGACGTAGTCGACGGCATCGAAGTCCCGCTGGTGCGGATGCGGAAGGGACTCTAA
- a CDS encoding isovaleryl-CoA dehydrogenase, with protein MRATPDFDFQLGDAADMIRETVGRFADEQIAPLAEKADREDWFPRDELWTAMGELGLHGLTVEEEWGGLGLGYLEHVIAVEEVSRASASIGLSYGAHSNLCVNQIRRWGNDEQKAKYLPKLISGEHVGSLAMSEASAGSDVVSMKLKAEAVQGGYVLNGTKFWITNATCADTLVVYAKTDGAAGSRGITAFLIEKDMPGFSIGQKIDKMGMRGSPTAELVFDDCEVPEENVMGPVNGGVGVLMSGLDYERVVLAGLQLGIMQACLDTVIPYLRERKQFGKPIGSFQLMQAKVADMYVALQSARAYTYAVAKACDAGQTTRFDAAGTILLASENAFKVAAEAVQALGGAGYTKDWPVERYLRDAKLLDIGAGTNEIRRMLIGRELIGAAG; from the coding sequence ATGCGCGCGACCCCCGATTTCGATTTCCAGCTCGGCGATGCTGCCGACATGATCCGCGAGACCGTCGGCCGTTTTGCCGACGAGCAGATCGCCCCGCTCGCCGAGAAGGCCGACCGTGAGGACTGGTTCCCGCGTGACGAGCTGTGGACCGCCATGGGCGAGCTGGGCCTGCATGGTCTGACCGTGGAAGAGGAGTGGGGCGGGCTCGGCCTCGGCTATCTCGAGCACGTCATTGCCGTCGAGGAAGTGAGCCGCGCATCGGCCAGCATCGGCCTCAGCTACGGCGCGCATTCGAACCTGTGCGTCAACCAGATCCGTCGCTGGGGCAATGACGAGCAGAAGGCCAAGTACCTGCCCAAGCTGATCAGCGGCGAGCACGTCGGTTCGCTGGCGATGTCCGAGGCAAGCGCTGGGTCGGACGTGGTTTCGATGAAGCTCAAGGCCGAAGCGGTGCAGGGTGGCTATGTCCTCAACGGCACGAAGTTCTGGATCACCAATGCGACCTGCGCCGATACGCTGGTGGTCTATGCCAAGACCGATGGAGCGGCCGGTTCGCGCGGCATCACTGCCTTCCTGATCGAGAAGGACATGCCCGGGTTCAGTATCGGGCAGAAGATCGACAAGATGGGCATGCGCGGCAGCCCGACCGCCGAGCTGGTGTTCGACGATTGCGAAGTGCCCGAAGAGAACGTGATGGGTCCCGTGAACGGTGGCGTCGGCGTGCTGATGAGCGGTCTGGACTATGAACGCGTGGTGCTCGCTGGCTTGCAGCTGGGTATCATGCAGGCCTGCCTCGACACGGTCATTCCCTATTTGCGCGAGCGCAAGCAGTTCGGAAAGCCGATCGGCAGCTTCCAGCTGATGCAGGCCAAGGTGGCAGATATGTACGTCGCGCTGCAATCCGCGCGCGCCTATACTTATGCGGTCGCCAAGGCTTGCGATGCCGGCCAGACGACCCGCTTCGACGCTGCGGGTACGATCCTGCTGGCATCGGAGAATGCCTTCAAGGTTGCCGCCGAAGCGGTGCAGGCACTGGGCGGCGCGGGCTATACCAAGGATTGGCCGGTCGAACGCTATCTGCGCGACGCCAAGCTGCTCGACATCGGTGCGGGGACGAACGAGATCAGACGCATGCTAATCGGCCGCGAACTTATCGGGGCGGCGGGTTAG
- a CDS encoding sensor histidine kinase — protein MLQRIEDLWPRGEPPSTALCGDDARLALLAAHGTSALVEDPELNAIVTLAARICATPLAAVTVIERDHQVFLARLGLAEDETPRPISFCAHAMLGSEAMVIPDATIDDRFHDNPLVTAAPHIRFYAGHPLISAEGAPLGALCVIDTVPRPTGLTELQREALAVMGAAVMRRLGQRRLSLEARHEIDQREAQLRRMIDSVPDIAFSADAAGNFDYFNARWEELTGRPPPAVATAWRPFVHPEDFAASLERWNTAVRTVTPFEDQWRLHMADGSWRWVLSRVVPVVTKAGPARWFGVLTDIDAVHREKQAKDLLAAELSHRIKNIFAVISGIISIRARGKPELSEFATELGTAVRALGTAHDYVRPVEGRSSDCLQGLLRDLLAPYDHGDARHVTVTGADIEIGPRAATPLALIFHELATNSAKYGALASDSGEVAVEIAAPDLEEGMLRVTWRETSRDGLPTTPSGGEGFGSRLLRLAIENQLGGNFQRNLREDGMTIEIAVAASRVSA, from the coding sequence ATGCTTCAGAGGATCGAGGATCTCTGGCCGCGGGGCGAACCGCCCTCAACGGCCCTTTGTGGCGACGACGCTCGCCTGGCCCTGCTTGCCGCGCATGGCACATCCGCCCTGGTCGAGGATCCCGAGCTCAATGCCATCGTAACCTTGGCGGCGCGGATCTGCGCCACCCCACTTGCGGCGGTCACCGTTATCGAACGCGATCATCAGGTCTTCCTGGCACGACTAGGCCTAGCCGAAGATGAGACCCCGCGACCGATCAGTTTCTGTGCGCACGCGATGCTGGGTAGCGAGGCGATGGTCATTCCTGACGCCACCATCGACGATCGCTTTCATGACAATCCGCTGGTCACAGCTGCGCCACACATCCGTTTCTATGCAGGCCATCCGCTGATCTCGGCAGAGGGAGCGCCGCTTGGCGCGCTTTGCGTCATAGACACCGTGCCCCGCCCCACGGGCCTCACGGAGCTACAGCGCGAGGCACTGGCCGTCATGGGCGCGGCGGTCATGCGCAGGCTGGGCCAACGCCGCCTCAGCCTCGAAGCGAGACACGAGATCGACCAGCGCGAAGCACAGCTGCGGCGCATGATCGACAGCGTTCCCGACATTGCCTTCTCGGCCGATGCCGCAGGCAATTTCGACTATTTCAACGCGCGCTGGGAAGAGCTGACCGGGCGTCCACCTCCCGCGGTGGCAACCGCGTGGCGCCCCTTCGTCCATCCCGAAGACTTTGCCGCTTCGCTCGAGAGATGGAACACCGCGGTCCGTACGGTGACGCCCTTTGAAGACCAGTGGCGACTGCACATGGCGGATGGTTCGTGGAGGTGGGTCCTGTCGCGCGTCGTGCCCGTGGTGACCAAAGCCGGTCCAGCGCGGTGGTTCGGCGTGCTGACTGACATCGATGCGGTCCACCGCGAGAAACAGGCCAAGGATCTTCTCGCCGCCGAGCTGTCGCACCGGATCAAGAACATCTTCGCGGTGATTTCCGGGATCATTTCGATCCGCGCCCGAGGCAAGCCAGAGCTATCCGAGTTTGCGACCGAGCTGGGCACTGCGGTCCGCGCGCTTGGCACCGCACACGACTATGTCCGACCGGTCGAGGGTCGCAGCAGCGACTGCCTGCAGGGCCTGCTGCGTGACTTGCTGGCGCCGTATGACCACGGCGATGCGCGGCATGTCACGGTGACGGGGGCGGATATCGAGATCGGGCCACGAGCTGCTACGCCGCTGGCGCTGATCTTTCACGAACTGGCCACCAACTCGGCCAAGTATGGCGCGCTGGCGAGCGATAGCGGCGAAGTGGCGGTCGAGATCGCGGCACCCGATTTGGAGGAAGGCATGCTCCGCGTCACCTGGCGCGAAACCAGCCGCGACGGCTTGCCCACCACCCCTTCGGGCGGCGAAGGCTTCGGCTCACGGTTGCTGCGCCTGGCAATCGAGAACCAGCTCGGCGGTAACTTTCAGCGCAATCTACGCGAAGATGGGATGACGATCGAAATCGCAGTCGCGGCAAGCCGAGTTTCTGCCTGA
- a CDS encoding ATP-binding cassette domain-containing protein, which yields MTQPADPALEFRQVRKDYGAVEAVSDVSLAIARGSFVAMVGASGSGKSTLLKTVNRLVEPDSGTVLLEGQDVSSLPLPALRRSVGYVFQSVGLFPHMTVGENIAIGPRLAGERLTQTRIAELLELVELEPTIVSRMPDALSGGQRQRVGVARALAGGSHLLLMDEPFGALDPITRAALGESVSGLHRELGLTTVMVTHDMAEALLLADRVLVMDRGTIVADEVPHALLEGAGGPVAQKLVAVPRAQADRLAELAR from the coding sequence GTGACGCAGCCTGCCGATCCGGCACTCGAGTTTCGCCAGGTGCGGAAGGATTACGGCGCGGTCGAGGCCGTCAGCGACGTTTCGCTGGCCATCGCGCGTGGCAGCTTCGTCGCAATGGTGGGAGCTTCGGGTTCGGGCAAGTCGACCCTGCTCAAGACCGTCAACCGGTTGGTCGAGCCCGACTCCGGAACCGTTCTCCTGGAAGGGCAGGACGTGAGCTCACTGCCCCTGCCGGCGCTTCGCCGCAGTGTCGGTTATGTATTCCAATCGGTCGGCCTGTTCCCGCACATGACCGTGGGCGAGAATATAGCAATCGGGCCGCGCCTTGCAGGCGAACGGCTGACACAGACTCGCATCGCGGAATTGCTCGAACTGGTCGAGCTGGAGCCGACAATCGTCTCCCGCATGCCCGACGCGCTCTCGGGCGGCCAGCGCCAACGCGTCGGCGTGGCCCGGGCACTGGCTGGAGGCTCGCACCTGCTGCTGATGGATGAACCCTTCGGCGCGCTCGACCCGATCACCCGCGCCGCCTTGGGCGAAAGTGTCAGCGGGCTCCACCGCGAGCTCGGCCTGACCACGGTGATGGTCACGCATGACATGGCCGAGGCCCTGTTGCTGGCCGACCGTGTGCTGGTGATGGATCGCGGTACAATCGTCGCCGACGAGGTTCCGCATGCGCTGCTCGAAGGGGCTGGCGGCCCGGTCGCCCAAAAGCTGGTCGCGGTACCGCGTGCGCAGGCCGACCGGCTCGCGGAACTGGCCCGATGA
- a CDS encoding ABC transporter permease/substrate-binding protein, whose amino-acid sequence MSELWTNILMLGDHLAAHVLLSVSAIALGIAVALPLAVWAGRSPTVARATLGFASLVQTVPALALLALFFPILLSLRAIFGEGLPTLGFLPALLALALYALLPILRNAVTALANLDPGVIEAAHGVGMSDWQRLRLVEAPLAAPYVMAGIRTAAVWTVGAGTLATTIGQKSLGDPIFAGLQTQNWALVLAGCIGSAGLALTADMLLGLIERGLATRRRGLWLGGLAAVLVGVTLALTAQLDAGEDRRIVIGAKGFSEQYILARLIGQRLEQAGYAVDYRDGLGSAIAHQAVATGAIDVLVDYTGTIWTNHMDRKDNPDRDKMLAEIVAWENRTSGSHILGRLGFENAYGLAMRRDRAEALGVHSIEDLARSAPQLTIGGDPEFFERPEWHAVRRTYGLRFAYERNFAPTFMYNALQSGEADVISGYTSDGRIEADDLVILADPERAFPNYDAIILLAPKTGKDARIVTALMPLVGAIPVEAMREANFAVDRGVDKLSFDDAARLLARRSGL is encoded by the coding sequence ATGAGCGAGTTGTGGACCAACATACTCATGCTGGGCGACCATCTCGCCGCGCACGTCCTGCTATCCGTATCAGCCATAGCCTTGGGCATCGCCGTAGCCTTGCCACTTGCGGTTTGGGCAGGTCGTTCACCCACGGTCGCCCGCGCGACCCTGGGTTTCGCCAGCCTCGTACAGACGGTCCCGGCGCTGGCCTTGCTGGCGCTCTTCTTCCCTATCCTGCTGAGCTTGCGCGCAATCTTCGGGGAGGGCCTGCCGACGCTCGGTTTCCTGCCCGCCCTACTGGCGCTGGCACTCTACGCACTGCTGCCAATCTTGCGCAACGCGGTGACCGCCCTGGCCAACCTCGATCCCGGGGTGATCGAAGCTGCGCATGGGGTGGGAATGAGCGACTGGCAGCGTCTGCGTCTGGTCGAAGCGCCATTGGCAGCCCCCTACGTGATGGCGGGCATCCGCACCGCGGCAGTATGGACCGTTGGCGCGGGAACCTTGGCCACAACCATTGGGCAGAAGAGCCTGGGTGACCCAATATTCGCCGGATTGCAGACACAAAACTGGGCATTGGTGCTGGCCGGATGCATTGGCAGCGCGGGACTGGCGCTGACCGCTGATATGCTTCTCGGCCTGATCGAGCGCGGGCTGGCCACGCGACGCCGAGGCCTTTGGTTGGGCGGGCTGGCCGCTGTGCTGGTTGGCGTCACATTGGCCCTGACCGCGCAGCTGGATGCAGGCGAAGATCGCCGGATCGTCATCGGCGCCAAGGGATTCTCCGAGCAATATATCCTCGCGCGACTGATCGGTCAGCGCCTTGAACAGGCGGGCTATGCGGTCGATTATCGCGACGGGCTGGGTTCGGCGATCGCGCACCAGGCGGTTGCGACAGGGGCGATCGATGTCCTTGTCGACTATACCGGGACCATCTGGACGAACCACATGGATCGCAAGGACAATCCCGACCGCGACAAGATGCTGGCGGAGATTGTCGCTTGGGAGAACCGCACCAGCGGATCGCACATCCTGGGGCGATTGGGGTTCGAGAACGCCTATGGCCTCGCCATGCGACGGGATCGCGCAGAAGCGCTTGGTGTCCACTCGATCGAGGACCTTGCCCGCTCGGCTCCGCAACTGACAATCGGCGGCGATCCCGAGTTTTTCGAACGGCCCGAATGGCATGCCGTGCGCAGGACCTATGGCCTACGCTTCGCCTACGAACGCAATTTTGCACCGACTTTCATGTACAATGCGCTGCAATCCGGTGAAGCCGACGTCATCAGCGGGTACACTTCTGACGGTCGGATCGAGGCCGACGATCTCGTAATCCTGGCTGATCCCGAACGCGCTTTCCCCAACTACGACGCCATTATCCTGCTTGCGCCGAAAACCGGCAAGGACGCCAGGATCGTGACTGCCCTCATGCCGCTTGTCGGCGCCATCCCGGTGGAGGCCATGCGCGAAGCGAATTTCGCCGTGGATCGCGGCGTGGACAAGCTGTCCTTCGACGATGCCGCCAGGCTGCTGGCAAGGCGTTCGGGCCTTTAG
- a CDS encoding DUF2147 domain-containing protein, with the protein MKRAAAIVAALFACVPLSAAEPIQGRWVTGEKDAVVAIAPCGPKLCGRIDRFLVAPPKGVDQRDVNNKDPALRNRKLLGMAILSEFTEESDLWRGTIYDPKSGKTYRSVIRRKGANVLEVKGCLGPFCQTQTWQRAR; encoded by the coding sequence ATGAAGCGAGCCGCCGCGATCGTAGCCGCCCTGTTCGCCTGCGTGCCGCTATCTGCTGCAGAGCCTATTCAGGGCCGTTGGGTAACGGGCGAGAAGGATGCGGTTGTCGCCATAGCCCCCTGTGGGCCAAAGCTTTGTGGTCGTATCGATCGCTTCCTCGTCGCGCCGCCGAAAGGTGTCGATCAGCGCGACGTCAACAACAAGGACCCCGCCCTGCGCAACCGCAAGCTATTGGGCATGGCGATCCTCTCCGAATTTACCGAGGAAAGCGATCTTTGGCGCGGTACAATCTATGATCCAAAGAGCGGGAAAACCTATCGATCGGTCATCCGCCGCAAGGGCGCCAATGTGCTGGAAGTCAAAGGCTGCCTTGGGCCGTTCTGTCAAACCCAGACCTGGCAAAGGGCCCGCTAA